From Drosophila virilis strain 15010-1051.87 chromosome X, Dvir_AGI_RSII-ME, whole genome shotgun sequence, the proteins below share one genomic window:
- the Traf-like gene encoding TNF receptor-associated factor 3, with product MMSLNKSADDQPSIQQQPKSTTIIKYEKSSCLFCNEWFDAQTFTEHLIHCGQVLEECPNSCNVFIPRIRMRSHLKECPRSKQHLQRMSASMERLDQHADHRVQVLEQDITTIRSVLNEEIRQRLHLITDVGNIRKHNQVVEDWTKDTDDSLAELRQQLEEERAQRSFAAEQTQADFQYCCNITQSLKEQVEMKMNDLQQHINQLSSEVSFHQNQLNDNIMKLEEIVFENERLNRDKFVQIEQFLQEINEDIKTKLGTNDFATTKQATLDCEVKNVKSIVCETEERCDRLQNLVQDLDKALHQTMQSIADIENQLAMQQRIASVQNIRGHLIWRIKDYSKKLEEAKQYDTILHSAMFSNKAFGYALRLDIYLNGKGTWKGRNLIACLNVLSGEYDPLLTWPCRLQAEIIIRDQSGITLEGQDYVKTINVRKKSDDYIQSNQYFHIPHKVITSRNYLRNDSLFVEVRVLK from the exons ATGATGTCACTCAATAAGTCTGCTGACGACCAACCATCGATCCAGCAGCAACCCAAATCGACGACTATAATCAAGTATGAGAAATCATCGTGCCTGTTTTGCAATGAGTGGTTCGATGCCCAAACTTTTACG GAACACCTGATACACTGTGGCCAGGTGCTTGAGGAATGCCCGAACAGCTGCAATGTCTTTATACCACGAATTCGCATGCGCTCACATCTGAAGGAGTGTCCGCGCAGCAAGCAGCATCTGCAGCGCATGAGCGCCAGCATGGAGCGTTTGGATCAGCATGCCGATCATCGGGTTCAGGTCCTGGAGCAGGACATTACCACAATACGTTCCGTGCTGAACGAGGAAATACGACAGCGTTTGCATCTGATCACGGACGTGGGCAACATACGCAAACACAATCAAGTGGTCGAGGATTGGACCAAAGATACGGACGACAGCCTCGCCGAACTGCGCCAACAGCTCGAGGAGGAGCGGGCACAGCGTTCCTTTGCCGCTGAACAAACCCAAGCGGACTTTCAATATTGCTGCAACATAACACAG TCCCTAAAGGAGCAAgtggaaatgaaaatgaacgATTTGCAACAGCATATTAATCAACTGTCTTCGGAGGTGAGTTTCCATCAGAATCAGCTGAATGATAATATTATGAAACTGGAGGAAATCGTTTTCGAAAATGAGAGATTAAATCG AGATAAGTTTGTGCAGATTGAGCAGTTCCTGCAGGAGATCAATGAGGACATCAAAACCAAATTGGGCACAAATGATTTTGCCACCACAAAGCAAGCCACTTTGGACTGCGAAGTCAAAAATGTGAAGAGCATTGTGTGTGAAACTGAGGAGCGCTGCGATAGGCTGCAGAACCTGGTCCAAGATCTCGACAAGGCACTTCACCAGACAATGCAGAGCATCGCGGACATCGAGAACCAGCTGGCCATGCAGCAACGCATCGCCAGTGTTCAGAATATAAGAG GCCATTTGATTTGGCGCATCAAGGACTATTCCAAGAAATTGGAGGAGGCCAAGCAGTATGATACAATCTTGCACAGCGCCATGTTCTCCAACAAGGCATTTGGATATGCCTTGCGT CTGGACATATATTTGAATGGCAAAGGCACTTGGAAGGGGCGCAACTTGATCGCCTGTCTGAATGTGCTATCTGGCGAATATGATCCACTTCTCACCTGGCCATGTCGCTTGCAGGCCGAGATTATCATACGGGATCAAAGTGGAATTACGCTGGAGGGACAGGACTATGTAAAGACCATCAATGTGCGAAAGAAGAGCGATGATTATATACAGAGCAACCAGTACTTCCATATTCCGCACAAGGTTATAACTAGTCGCAACTATTTACGCAACGACTCACTCTTTGTCGAGGTGCGAGTCCTGAAATGA